From Novipirellula artificiosorum, the proteins below share one genomic window:
- a CDS encoding metallophosphoesterase family protein, which yields MEKKTGNRKVLHAADIHLDSPLRKLQTYEDAPVDQIRGASRRALENLVQLAIHQSVDLVVIAGDLYDGDWRDQNTGLFFVAQAAKLTQAGIPIVVIRGNHDAANLMTSSLPLPKNPDGSEIMMAADKVDARVFESLSIAVHGRSFRKRAETKDLSKQYPKPFSGVFNLGLLHTSLTGAEGHDNYSPCKPQELTDKEYDYWALGHVHLRGEHGIDGGPPIVFSGNIQGRHIRESGEKGCVIVEIDSRDRCTPNFHALDVVRWDVCQIDARTIDHPDDVMDQFEQWVTRQITSAEGRLIVSRVAVSGPTAVHNALHQRRHRIEASLRAIAVAHGGGQVWLEKLRLKTSTPTHAFAFGDLDGPLASVAQVVNDFRMAEDRVETVKQELASLLSKLPIELHGYGEGFSSDSMGQTDELVASAAAELLGRLQESESTSE from the coding sequence ATGGAGAAGAAAACCGGCAATCGTAAGGTCCTTCATGCAGCGGACATTCATCTCGACAGCCCGTTGCGGAAGCTTCAAACCTACGAAGACGCTCCTGTCGACCAAATTCGCGGGGCGTCGCGCCGGGCCTTGGAAAATCTTGTGCAATTGGCAATCCACCAATCCGTTGACCTTGTCGTGATTGCTGGGGACCTTTACGACGGTGATTGGCGAGACCAGAACACGGGACTGTTCTTCGTGGCCCAAGCCGCCAAGCTCACGCAAGCGGGGATTCCCATCGTTGTGATTCGCGGCAACCATGATGCCGCGAATCTGATGACGTCATCGTTGCCACTGCCCAAGAATCCCGATGGCAGCGAGATCATGATGGCAGCGGATAAAGTCGACGCCCGCGTCTTCGAGTCGCTGTCGATTGCCGTTCACGGACGATCCTTTCGCAAGCGAGCCGAAACCAAGGACCTGTCAAAGCAATATCCGAAACCCTTTTCCGGTGTCTTCAACCTTGGGCTACTTCACACCAGTTTGACTGGGGCAGAAGGACATGACAACTATTCACCCTGTAAGCCTCAAGAATTGACCGATAAGGAATACGACTACTGGGCACTCGGTCATGTTCATCTTCGTGGCGAACATGGCATCGACGGCGGCCCACCCATCGTTTTCAGCGGCAACATCCAGGGTCGCCACATTCGTGAGTCGGGCGAAAAGGGCTGCGTGATTGTCGAGATTGATTCGCGAGACCGTTGCACCCCGAACTTCCATGCCCTGGACGTGGTGCGATGGGACGTCTGCCAGATCGATGCCCGGACGATCGACCATCCGGATGACGTGATGGACCAATTTGAACAATGGGTCACGAGGCAAATCACAAGCGCGGAAGGACGTTTGATCGTCTCGCGAGTTGCGGTCAGCGGCCCAACCGCCGTCCACAATGCTTTGCATCAGCGCCGTCATCGTATCGAAGCATCCCTGCGTGCGATCGCAGTCGCACACGGCGGAGGACAGGTGTGGCTGGAAAAACTGCGACTCAAGACGTCAACGCCGACCCATGCATTCGCCTTCGGTGATTTGGATGGGCCGCTTGCGAGTGTCGCGCAAGTGGTCAACGATTTTCGCATGGCCGAGGATCGAGTCGAGACCGTGAAGCAAGAGCTTGCATCACTGCTTTCAAAACTGCCGATAGAACTGCACGGCTACGGCGAAGGGTTTTCCTCAGACTCGATGGGCCAAACCGACGAACTGGTCGCTTCCGCTGCGGCGGAACTCCTTGGGCGGTTGCAGGAAAGTGAGTCGACAAGCGAATGA
- a CDS encoding YhaN family protein encodes MKIERLDLIAFGRFTDTSIDLATGNCQFHLIYGPNESGKSTSLRAITSLLYGMPQRAEDHFLHPTTKMRIGARLSGDDGGVLECIRRRGRKSTLRDDKDDQPIDDAVLAKMLGGIDREAFEHRFGLSHDELVKGGEAILAGQGDLGEILFAAGAGVSQLRAVGEQLNTLATARFVAGGKNGTINQLIRELAEKKKELEQVKIPPSEFNELREQLDEACDRAEKLQASAKQQAIRLAKMRAIQKALPLVPQWHSTRESLHDLADAPHLDDAFVDRRRSFETKREVSVEQVTSLNMRFKELKEQLQSLGEDQAILLHEAEIESLFERLGARDEARKHRVDLERKRLNMDRRMVEALEELSIVIDTTNKDEVTGQIDKSLAHLRIVDSVRTKLNALAQKYAMIVRQRDDADEQSRSAIKKLAEFEPFLDQHATPPDPNAISQVLESVGSPDAVLSDISQQRAAVKKIQKRCEQLCRKLEGFEGTYAMATSLRLPNEAAIDSAASQLKQREQSLARMTEQWNQLSAQQEQAEERLQSVQSLVALPTPEQLTDARGRRDQALVQAIADQQTGQLDAQLLFTLQQETRKADELVDAMRVHHEQLHQQASIQAELRRIERQRKICQASRESAKTALDEAQNAWQTLWQACGIAAADPDRMVRWIATHTQLVEAVLTLHDESEQQHQLEERLGVSTKRLKAAITAAADDAEKPCDGSLSENVSSPEDFASLYDQAAALRSRLQDTKKRHDDWNRQRDMIRSELPTLQTRLESRQKELDQWHADWSDATSALSQEVDRTPAVVIEKIAQIDAISAQQRERDILSVRIRSIREDNETYRGDVQRLVDQLEIRLPHGSGDVSDVFPVVKELFQRMQTQRSAAQQKSTLQKQLDSVSKQLQDATQQASETAVALQKLCEEARCDAPEKLVEVERRSKQRQQLEASRKSLEEQLRILANHASIDKFVSDVQSEQPELVEFELESLDAKLQATRDQLTQTQQEVGVLRHRLQQIDGSARASELSQSIQLLAGQMEHEVEEYARVKIAAMMLQQSIEHYRQENQGPVLGRAAKIFRRLTLDEYQGLKVDTDPRGNPILCGTRPNKDQVEVPANAMSTGTADALYLSLRLASIDHQLSRGQALPLIIDDCLVQLDDDRSKAALETFAELSNRTQVILFTHHEHVVELAKASLAPSVFEVHRL; translated from the coding sequence ATGAAAATTGAACGACTCGACCTGATTGCCTTTGGACGGTTTACGGACACTTCGATCGATCTAGCGACAGGAAATTGCCAATTCCATCTGATCTACGGCCCAAATGAGTCCGGAAAATCGACAAGCTTGCGTGCAATCACTTCGTTGCTTTACGGAATGCCTCAGCGTGCGGAAGACCATTTCCTTCATCCCACCACCAAAATGCGGATCGGAGCAAGACTCAGCGGCGACGACGGAGGTGTGCTGGAGTGCATCCGGCGGCGAGGACGCAAATCGACGCTGCGCGATGACAAAGATGATCAACCTATCGACGATGCGGTACTTGCGAAAATGCTCGGTGGAATTGACCGAGAAGCGTTCGAGCATCGGTTCGGACTCTCCCACGATGAATTGGTCAAAGGAGGCGAGGCCATTTTGGCCGGCCAGGGGGATTTGGGCGAGATTCTTTTTGCGGCCGGGGCAGGCGTCAGTCAATTGCGCGCGGTCGGCGAGCAGTTGAACACCTTGGCAACAGCACGTTTCGTCGCCGGGGGAAAGAATGGCACGATCAATCAGCTGATCCGAGAGTTGGCGGAAAAGAAAAAAGAGTTAGAGCAAGTCAAGATCCCCCCGTCGGAGTTCAACGAGCTTCGTGAACAGCTTGATGAAGCCTGCGACCGTGCCGAGAAGTTGCAGGCGTCAGCCAAACAGCAGGCGATCAGGCTTGCCAAAATGAGAGCAATCCAAAAAGCGTTGCCACTGGTTCCACAGTGGCATTCGACGAGAGAATCGCTCCACGACTTGGCCGACGCTCCCCATCTCGACGATGCGTTCGTTGATCGACGTCGATCGTTCGAAACCAAACGCGAGGTTTCCGTGGAGCAGGTAACTTCGCTCAACATGCGATTCAAAGAATTAAAGGAACAACTGCAATCGCTCGGGGAAGATCAGGCTATCCTCCTACATGAAGCAGAAATTGAATCGCTTTTCGAACGGCTTGGGGCAAGAGATGAAGCACGAAAACATCGTGTCGATTTAGAACGAAAACGATTGAACATGGACCGGCGAATGGTCGAGGCGCTGGAGGAATTATCCATCGTCATCGACACGACAAACAAGGACGAGGTAACGGGACAGATCGACAAATCGCTCGCTCACCTCCGTATCGTCGATTCGGTGCGAACCAAGCTCAACGCGTTGGCGCAGAAATATGCAATGATCGTTCGCCAACGCGATGATGCCGACGAACAATCTCGATCTGCGATCAAGAAACTGGCCGAGTTCGAACCCTTTCTCGACCAACACGCGACTCCCCCCGACCCAAATGCAATCAGCCAAGTACTCGAGTCGGTCGGCAGTCCCGATGCAGTCCTCTCCGACATCTCGCAACAAAGGGCGGCGGTCAAGAAAATTCAAAAGCGGTGTGAGCAGCTTTGTCGAAAACTCGAGGGCTTCGAGGGTACGTACGCCATGGCAACGAGCTTGCGGTTGCCGAATGAAGCCGCAATCGATTCGGCTGCGAGCCAACTGAAACAGCGGGAACAATCGCTCGCAAGGATGACCGAACAATGGAACCAATTGAGTGCCCAACAGGAACAAGCGGAGGAGCGTTTGCAGTCCGTTCAGTCACTGGTTGCCCTGCCAACACCCGAACAGTTGACCGACGCTCGTGGCCGGCGAGATCAGGCACTGGTTCAGGCGATCGCCGACCAACAAACGGGGCAACTTGACGCCCAGCTTCTGTTCACGCTTCAGCAGGAAACTCGAAAAGCGGATGAACTGGTGGATGCGATGCGAGTGCATCACGAGCAACTGCACCAGCAAGCAAGCATTCAAGCAGAGCTGCGAAGAATCGAGCGGCAGCGAAAGATCTGTCAAGCGAGCAGGGAGTCTGCCAAAACGGCGTTGGATGAAGCTCAGAACGCTTGGCAAACACTTTGGCAAGCCTGCGGCATTGCCGCCGCAGATCCCGATCGAATGGTCCGATGGATCGCCACGCACACACAATTGGTCGAAGCGGTTTTGACGCTTCATGACGAATCGGAGCAACAGCACCAACTCGAAGAGCGATTGGGCGTGTCGACAAAGCGTTTGAAAGCTGCCATCACAGCCGCTGCGGACGATGCAGAGAAACCATGCGATGGCAGCTTATCGGAGAACGTCTCCAGCCCTGAGGATTTTGCATCGCTCTATGATCAAGCGGCCGCTTTACGCAGTCGGTTGCAGGATACGAAAAAGCGGCATGATGACTGGAATCGCCAAAGAGACATGATTCGAAGCGAATTGCCCACTCTACAGACACGGCTTGAATCTCGCCAAAAAGAGCTCGACCAATGGCATGCCGATTGGTCCGATGCCACCTCGGCGCTGTCGCAAGAGGTCGATCGAACCCCCGCAGTCGTGATCGAAAAGATCGCCCAAATCGATGCGATTTCGGCGCAGCAGCGTGAACGCGATATTTTGTCCGTTCGTATTCGTTCCATCCGTGAGGACAACGAAACGTATCGCGGCGACGTTCAACGACTGGTGGACCAGTTAGAAATCCGATTACCCCATGGCTCTGGCGACGTAAGCGACGTGTTCCCGGTTGTCAAGGAACTGTTTCAGCGGATGCAAACGCAGCGATCTGCGGCCCAACAGAAGTCAACGCTGCAAAAGCAGCTCGACTCCGTATCCAAGCAATTGCAGGATGCGACGCAGCAAGCGAGCGAGACCGCAGTCGCGTTGCAAAAACTCTGCGAAGAGGCACGTTGCGATGCGCCGGAGAAGCTTGTCGAGGTCGAACGACGTTCGAAACAGAGACAGCAGTTGGAGGCATCGCGAAAGAGCCTTGAAGAACAATTGAGGATTCTGGCAAATCATGCGTCCATCGATAAATTTGTCTCTGACGTGCAGTCGGAACAGCCAGAATTGGTCGAGTTTGAATTGGAATCGCTGGATGCCAAACTACAAGCGACACGGGACCAACTCACGCAGACGCAGCAGGAAGTCGGAGTGTTACGGCATCGGTTGCAACAAATCGATGGCAGCGCCCGGGCATCGGAGCTGTCGCAATCGATTCAATTGCTGGCCGGCCAAATGGAACACGAAGTAGAAGAGTACGCTCGAGTCAAAATCGCTGCGATGATGTTGCAGCAATCGATTGAACATTATCGCCAAGAGAATCAAGGTCCTGTGCTCGGACGGGCTGCCAAGATCTTCCGGCGACTGACACTGGACGAATACCAAGGTCTAAAGGTCGACACCGACCCTCGCGGGAATCCCATTTTGTGCGGAACGCGTCCCAACAAAGATCAAGTCGAGGTACCGGCAAACGCCATGAGCACAGGAACGGCCGACGCCTTGTACCTATCGCTTCGACTCGCTTCGATCGACCATCAACTCAGCCGAGGCCAAGCACTCCCGTTGATCATCGACGATTGCCTCGTGCAATTGGACGACGACCGTTCCAAAGCCGCTTTGGAAACCTTTGCCGAATTGTCAAATCGCACCCAAGTGATTTTGTTCACACACCATGAACATGTCGTCGAGTTGGCAAAGGCCTCGTTAGCCCCCAGCGTCTTTGAGGTGCACAGACTGTAG